GACATTTAATTTTTGGTATAATAGTCACAGGCCTCGGCCTCCTTTTTGGAGTAATAGAGTTTTGTGGTGAAACTATTATACCCCAAGGAGTCCGGGGCTTTCAATTTTCATTTAACTTAACAGAACGCTATACGTAAAAAGGAGGTAAAATATGATACCATATAATGAATACGGGAAAAGAGAAAAACCAACAATTCTGCTTCTGCATGGTGCAGCTGTACTTGATACCTTTTATGGCCAGTACAGTTTTTCTGAACACTACCATTTAGTTGTTCCGCATTTGCATGGAGCGGGAAAGTCTGCAGACAGGGTATATGACCCCGAAGCTCTGAAGCATGAAATTTTCGAAGTGATTGATAGTCTGAATAAGGATAAAATAGGAGTAATCGGCTACTCACTTGGCGCACAGCTTGCAATTATGCTTGTATGTGAACGGCCAGAACAGTTCAGCTTTGCAGTTTTTTTAAGTGCATGGGTTAATCCGAAACCTAAAATTGTTAGAATGTATTGCAGTCTTGCCGGAATAATAGTAAAAATCCTTCATTGTAAATGGTTTGTTCGGCTCCAGGCGAAATATTGGAACTTCACTAAAGAACAGGCCGACTATATGGCAGAATATTCACAGCTTATTACACCTCAGGTTTATAAATCTTTTTTTATGAATACCTTAGATTTACAAAAACTGCCAAAATATATGACGCTTAATGTACCCATGTTGGCTATCTGTGGAAGCAAAGAGGTTAAAGATATGAAGATATCACTACATATGCTTGGCAGAAATCCTCATTGTCAGACAATAATGTTACCTAAAGCCAATCATAATTATCCAATGCGGAATACAAAGCAACTCAATAAGATACTTGAAAAATTTATCCTAGAATGGTCAGGAATGTTTTGAAAGAGCCAGAAAAGAAAGCCTGCAGGCAGAACATTAATTTGCAGGAACTGAGCAAACTCGCTTAGCTCCGGGATTCAGTGGGGGTCTTGAAATCCACCACTGAACAAGGTTGTTATTATAAGAGGTTGACCTGGTTTTTATGAGAGTGGAGATGAGCTACCCATCGAAACTATACAATAAAAAAGTATAGTTTTCAGTGTATTTTTAGTAATATAGGATGTACTGAAAAATGCCAGACTGAATAATGAGCCGTCCCTTATCCTACTGTGTATGAAATTTGCTCCCTTTCGGTAGACAATTCTTAAGTCTTAAGGTAAATTTAATGTTTATTTCAGCTGAATGACAAGTTCGACTGCTATGATAGCCATGAGCCTGAAATTTTAATCTCAGGGCTTTCATTAATTATAGCTCATGGTGTATAAGACGCAATGATTGTATTATGGATATCAATATTATAACGTAAATATTTGATGGGCTATTTTAAAACATATTGAATAAATGAATGTCAAGTATAAATAAAGGGGAGAGGAATAGTGGCTGTTACTTATTTACTCATTAATTCAGCTATACAAGTTATCTTGTTTACAATAATACCTTTAATATGGTGGCTAGTTTTTTGGAGAAAAAAAGAACCATTTTTAAGATGGCTGGGTTTTAAAAAATAAAAATAGAAAATAAGATCAGATTCTTTATTATTTTCATGGTGACAATTATTAGCTTATCCTTACAAATTTTAGTTATCCCTTATATTGTAAACATAAAAATTTTAGCCTCTTACCAATTTTATAAATTGGGAGCAAAGGCATTAGTTCCTGCTTTTATATATGCATTTATACAAACAAGTCTTTCTGAAGAAATATTTTTCAGAGGTTTCTTAACAAAAAGATTAATTAATAAATACGGTTTTCAAGCAGGAAATGCTTTTCAGAGTTTATTGTTTGGGTTAATTCATGGCTTAATGTTAAAATCGAGCCTATTAGGAGCTTTAGTTATCATTATGTCAACAGGTATTGCTGCATGGTTGATGGGTTGGATAAATGAGAGAGAAGCAAATGGTTCTATTCTTCTGAGCTGGTTATTATATGGTTATCTAAATTATGCTTCTTCGATTTTTATGATGTTTAATTTGTATTGATTGTAAACACATTTATTTCTGCCCGCAATTGAACACTAGAAAAACAGATATAACT
Above is a window of Clostridiaceae bacterium DNA encoding:
- a CDS encoding alpha/beta hydrolase, coding for MIPYNEYGKREKPTILLLHGAAVLDTFYGQYSFSEHYHLVVPHLHGAGKSADRVYDPEALKHEIFEVIDSLNKDKIGVIGYSLGAQLAIMLVCERPEQFSFAVFLSAWVNPKPKIVRMYCSLAGIIVKILHCKWFVRLQAKYWNFTKEQADYMAEYSQLITPQVYKSFFMNTLDLQKLPKYMTLNVPMLAICGSKEVKDMKISLHMLGRNPHCQTIMLPKANHNYPMRNTKQLNKILEKFILEWSGMF
- a CDS encoding CPBP family intramembrane metalloprotease codes for the protein MVTIISLSLQILVIPYIVNIKILASYQFYKLGAKALVPAFIYAFIQTSLSEEIFFRGFLTKRLINKYGFQAGNAFQSLLFGLIHGLMLKSSLLGALVIIMSTGIAAWLMGWINEREANGSILLSWLLYGYLNYASSIFMMFNLY